A window of the Methanobrevibacter sp. TMH8 genome harbors these coding sequences:
- the carA gene encoding glutamine-hydrolyzing carbamoyl-phosphate synthase small subunit encodes MEKGVKNSDNPTAKIALEDGTIIKGEGFGHETTATGEIVFSTGMTGYVEGLTDPSFKGQIMMSTYPLQGNYGVSEEWYQSGKIQVEGYIVRELCKEPSMYSSQKTLDEFLKEFKIPGISGIDTRDLTIKIREKGAMKCAITTEEIEDSELIAQAKNQLSIVDMDLVPQVSTKEIITFGENKKQKAAIIDCGVKRNIINGFLKRDIGVVLFPYDTDYKTILDYDIDGLMISCGPGNPERVTETIDTMQKISNRLPIFGICMGQQIIAKSFGAKIYKMKFGHRGANQPVKDLESGKVFITSQNHGFTIDTESLKDTPLKLTQVNLNDNTPEGFSHEELPLHCVQYHPEAGPGPNDTSFIFDKFKEMMDDY; translated from the coding sequence ATGGAAAAGGGAGTCAAAAATTCTGATAATCCTACTGCTAAAATAGCTTTAGAGGATGGAACTATAATTAAAGGTGAAGGATTTGGCCATGAAACAACAGCTACTGGTGAGATTGTTTTTTCAACTGGAATGACTGGATATGTTGAAGGATTGACGGATCCTTCATTTAAAGGTCAAATCATGATGTCAACTTATCCTCTTCAAGGAAATTATGGTGTAAGTGAAGAATGGTATCAATCTGGAAAGATTCAAGTTGAGGGATATATTGTAAGGGAACTTTGTAAGGAACCGTCTATGTATTCTTCACAAAAAACATTAGATGAGTTTTTAAAGGAATTTAAAATTCCAGGAATAAGTGGAATTGATACAAGAGATCTTACAATTAAAATTCGTGAAAAAGGAGCAATGAAATGTGCTATAACTACTGAAGAAATTGAGGATAGTGAATTAATAGCCCAAGCAAAAAATCAACTAAGTATTGTAGATATGGATTTAGTTCCTCAAGTTTCAACTAAAGAAATTATAACATTTGGTGAAAACAAAAAACAAAAGGCTGCTATCATTGATTGTGGTGTAAAGAGAAATATAATCAATGGATTTTTGAAAAGAGATATTGGAGTAGTTCTTTTCCCATATGATACTGACTATAAAACAATTCTGGATTATGATATAGATGGTTTAATGATTTCTTGTGGTCCTGGAAATCCTGAAAGAGTTACAGAAACAATTGATACTATGCAAAAAATATCAAATAGGCTCCCTATTTTTGGAATTTGCATGGGTCAACAGATTATAGCTAAATCATTTGGAGCAAAAATATATAAGATGAAATTTGGCCATAGAGGAGCTAATCAACCAGTTAAAGACCTTGAATCTGGTAAAGTCTTTATAACTTCTCAAAACCATGGTTTCACTATTGATACTGAGTCTCTAAAGGACACACCATTAAAATTAACTCAAGTTAATCTTAATGATAATACTCCAGAAGGATTTTCCCATGAAGAATTACCTCTTCATTGTGTACAATACCATCCTGAAGCAGGGCCTGGTCCAAATGATACGAGCTTTATATTTGATAAATTTAAAGAAATGATGGATGATTATTAA
- the carB gene encoding carbamoyl-phosphate synthase large subunit — MPIDKDIKKVLIIGSGPIQIGQAAEFDYSGSQACKSIREEGIETVLINSNPATIQTDMDMADKVYVEPLTPSIVAKIIEKEQVDAILPTMGGQTGLNIATGLDEIGALDGIKVIGSSVKTIKDVEDRDLFGNFMNKLNEPIPKCHAVESVDKALEAVEEIGFPVIVRPAFTLGGTGGGVANNKEELIEIASHGLDMSFIGQVLIDESVLGWKEFEYEVMRDKNDTCIIICSMENIDPMGIHTGESIVVAPAQNLNDIEAQQLRDASIKIIRALGIEGGCNIQFAVNPITSEYKVIEVNPRVSRSSALASKATGYPIAKISSKIAIGMTLDEIQNDITKETPASFEPAIDYVVSKVPRWPFDKFKGINRKIGVQMKSTGEVMSIGRTIEEALHKAIRSLDIGLYGFEEIDFSKDDLKNPTDERLFQIYAALKMGMPLSKLQKLTNIDTFFLNKIKKIVDFEDEINLESLKDKDFFLEAKKMGFSNATLAQIAGIDEEEVRTIGKEHDIKPSYKMVDTCAAEFEAKTPYYYSSYDGGDELKVSDKRKIIILGAGPIRIGQGIEFDYCCVHSSLALKDEGIETIIINNNPETVSTDYDISDKLFFEPLTFEDVMAIVEKEKPEGVVVQFGGQTSINLAVPLANAGVEILGTPYESIDRVEDRERFTEVLNKLNIPQAPYGLAMSFSDARDAAKKIGFPVLVRPSYVIGGRAMEIVYDDYELKEYMEEAVKVSPEHPILVDKFLEDAVEVDVDILSDGEDVFIGGIMEHIEEAGVHSGDSACVIPPQTIPEEVLDVIRDYSRKLAIELDVIGLMNIQYAVKLDEEDEGRKGKVYIIEANPRASRTIPFVSKAIGQPLAKIAALLIIGKKLKDFGLTDEIKINHVAVKESVFPFLKLPEADTILGPEMKSTGESMGIDENFGLAFYKSQLSANMDLPKEGTIFISVKDEDKSKIQDITEKAAELGFKLIATPGTARAVDGVDIEEISKISQDSPNVSDKILAKKVDMIINTPSGKVSAADGYKIRRLAIELGLPYVTTLAGARAALNAIEAIKNSELKVKALDEYIEENK; from the coding sequence ATGCCAATTGATAAGGATATTAAAAAAGTGCTTATAATCGGTTCCGGGCCGATTCAAATAGGACAAGCAGCCGAGTTTGATTATTCGGGATCTCAGGCTTGTAAATCAATAAGAGAAGAGGGAATTGAAACTGTTCTCATTAACAGTAATCCTGCTACTATTCAAACTGATATGGATATGGCAGATAAAGTTTATGTGGAACCTCTTACTCCTTCCATTGTAGCTAAAATCATTGAAAAAGAGCAAGTTGATGCAATTCTCCCAACTATGGGGGGGCAAACTGGACTAAATATAGCTACTGGTTTAGATGAAATAGGTGCACTTGATGGGATAAAAGTTATAGGGTCTTCTGTTAAAACTATTAAAGATGTAGAGGATAGGGATTTGTTTGGAAATTTCATGAATAAACTAAATGAACCAATTCCTAAATGTCACGCAGTTGAATCTGTTGATAAAGCTCTTGAAGCAGTTGAAGAAATTGGTTTCCCCGTTATTGTAAGGCCGGCTTTTACTTTAGGAGGTACTGGTGGGGGAGTAGCTAATAACAAAGAAGAACTCATTGAAATTGCTTCTCATGGTCTTGATATGAGTTTTATAGGTCAAGTTCTTATTGATGAATCTGTTCTCGGATGGAAAGAATTTGAATATGAAGTTATGAGGGATAAAAACGATACTTGTATAATTATTTGTAGTATGGAAAACATTGATCCAATGGGAATCCATACTGGTGAAAGTATTGTTGTTGCGCCTGCTCAAAACCTTAATGATATTGAAGCACAGCAATTAAGGGATGCTTCAATTAAGATTATAAGAGCTCTGGGAATTGAAGGTGGATGTAATATCCAATTTGCAGTTAATCCTATCACTAGTGAATATAAAGTTATTGAAGTTAATCCAAGAGTAAGTAGAAGTAGTGCATTGGCATCTAAGGCAACTGGATATCCTATAGCTAAAATATCCTCAAAAATAGCTATTGGAATGACTCTTGATGAAATTCAAAATGATATTACTAAAGAAACTCCCGCATCCTTTGAACCAGCTATTGATTATGTAGTATCAAAAGTTCCAAGATGGCCATTTGATAAATTTAAAGGTATAAATAGGAAAATTGGAGTTCAAATGAAATCTACTGGAGAAGTAATGTCTATTGGAAGAACCATAGAAGAAGCTCTTCATAAAGCTATTCGTTCTCTTGATATTGGCCTTTATGGATTTGAAGAAATTGACTTTAGTAAAGATGATTTAAAAAATCCTACTGATGAAAGATTATTCCAAATTTATGCTGCATTAAAGATGGGAATGCCTTTAAGTAAACTTCAAAAACTTACAAATATTGATACATTCTTCTTAAATAAAATTAAAAAAATTGTTGATTTTGAAGATGAAATTAATCTGGAATCTTTAAAAGATAAAGATTTCTTTTTAGAAGCTAAAAAAATGGGTTTTTCAAATGCTACTTTAGCTCAAATTGCAGGAATTGATGAAGAAGAAGTTAGAACAATTGGAAAAGAACACGATATTAAACCTTCCTATAAAATGGTAGATACTTGTGCTGCAGAATTTGAAGCTAAAACTCCTTATTACTATAGTAGTTATGATGGTGGAGATGAACTTAAAGTTTCTGACAAACGTAAAATAATTATTCTTGGTGCAGGACCGATTAGAATTGGTCAAGGTATTGAATTTGATTATTGCTGTGTTCACTCAAGTTTAGCTCTTAAAGATGAGGGAATTGAAACTATAATAATAAATAATAATCCTGAAACTGTAAGTACTGATTATGATATTTCTGATAAGCTTTTCTTTGAACCATTGACTTTTGAAGATGTTATGGCTATTGTCGAAAAAGAAAAACCAGAAGGGGTAGTAGTTCAATTTGGTGGACAAACTTCTATTAATTTAGCTGTTCCTTTAGCTAATGCTGGGGTTGAAATACTTGGTACTCCTTATGAAAGTATTGATAGAGTTGAAGACAGAGAAAGATTCACTGAAGTTCTCAATAAATTAAATATTCCTCAAGCTCCTTATGGATTAGCTATGTCATTTTCTGATGCAAGAGATGCAGCCAAAAAAATAGGTTTCCCAGTTCTTGTCAGACCTTCCTATGTTATTGGTGGAAGGGCTATGGAAATAGTTTATGATGATTATGAGCTTAAAGAATATATGGAAGAAGCTGTGAAGGTTTCTCCAGAACATCCTATTTTAGTTGATAAATTTCTAGAAGATGCTGTTGAAGTTGATGTTGATATATTATCCGATGGTGAAGATGTTTTCATTGGGGGAATAATGGAACATATCGAAGAAGCAGGAGTTCATTCTGGAGATTCTGCTTGTGTAATACCTCCTCAAACAATTCCTGAAGAAGTTCTTGATGTAATTCGTGATTATTCCAGGAAATTAGCTATTGAACTTGATGTTATTGGGCTTATGAATATTCAATATGCTGTAAAGTTAGATGAAGAGGATGAAGGTAGAAAAGGTAAGGTTTATATTATCGAAGCTAATCCTCGAGCAAGTAGAACAATTCCATTTGTAAGTAAAGCTATTGGTCAACCTTTAGCTAAAATTGCAGCATTATTAATTATTGGTAAAAAATTAAAAGACTTTGGATTAACTGATGAGATTAAAATCAATCATGTAGCTGTCAAAGAGTCTGTTTTCCCATTTTTAAAGTTACCTGAAGCAGATACAATTTTAGGTCCTGAAATGAAATCTACTGGTGAAAGTATGGGAATTGATGAAAACTTTGGTCTTGCTTTCTATAAGTCTCAATTATCTGCTAATATGGATTTACCTAAAGAAGGAACTATTTTCATCAGTGTAAAAGATGAAGATAAATCTAAAATTCAAGATATAACTGAAAAAGCTGCTGAACTTGGATTTAAATTAATAGCTACTCCAGGAACTGCAAGAGCTGTTGATGGTGTTGATATTGAGGAAATTAGTAAAATAAGTCAAGATTCTCCAAATGTTAGTGATAAGATATTAGCTAAAAAAGTCGATATGATTATCAATACTCCTTCTGGAAAAGTTTCTGCAGCTGATGGTTACAAAATTAGACGTTTAGCTATTGAACTTGGACTTCCTTATGTTACTACATTAGCTGGTGCTAGAGCTGCTCTAAATGCTATTGAAGCTATTAAAAATAGTGAATTAAAAGTTAAAGCTTTAGATGAATATATTGAAGAAAATAAATGA
- a CDS encoding Ig-like domain-containing protein, which yields MHSKKLLKVTILVAILLFICSLQAVSATTINSNSNDGISGGITATEDGGTLYLDPGVYNKIGKDNKITISKNITIRGNGPTKDVIIDAKNSGQIFVINGNVNVRFINITFINANTTVNGGVIFNNGGTLDIQNSVFSNNTARKGGAIYSVSGIVNINNCVFDRNKANFTTTDTYSGAIHQDSGSFTIKNTNFTNNSALRSGAMRIVAGTLIIDNCNFIENTADHSAGALYVYGGNVTIDNTNFIKNYGANAAGAIYQTRDSLLEITNTKFDNNIGGSWGGGAIYKDDDRCGLNIKDCNFTNNGAINGGAIYAVDNLKVIGSTFLDNINTTIYVYGGNITVNYNSIIDNNNDKSALYFNNSSGGNPNIDYNWWGNNKYDSNIVVNNYYIAKLTNTTILKDKKIGDTIGLRYYLVLNGTNDNTGVLNLPKFEAIIKNNGVIIKNISDARISEIFTIKLTAISNNFAISNDNNDNPVVSLSIIIKNKTSLSISTPTIYEGKKTTIKAAIKNSAGKALSGKKISININGKTYIVTTNSKGIATLQVSGLKAGKFKVRFNYAGDSNYQSSTATSTQTIKAKVDLAITSIKKVKTSNKKIAAYKVTIANFGSLKSKATTLKFWHVRHGKVIKSKYAKVKAISSGKKITLIVKYYPDRALHKYCKKECFFVNPKKTMNEISYKNNLKVVNF from the coding sequence ATGCATAGCAAAAAGCTATTGAAGGTTACCATTTTAGTAGCAATATTGTTATTTATTTGTAGTTTACAAGCTGTTTCTGCAACTACAATAAATAGTAATTCTAATGATGGTATAAGTGGTGGCATAACAGCCACAGAAGATGGAGGTACTCTTTATTTGGATCCTGGAGTTTATAATAAAATAGGAAAAGACAATAAAATTACTATAAGTAAAAACATAACAATAAGAGGTAATGGTCCAACTAAAGATGTTATAATTGATGCAAAAAATAGTGGTCAAATATTTGTTATAAATGGTAATGTTAATGTAAGATTTATTAATATTACATTTATTAATGCAAATACTACTGTTAATGGGGGAGTAATCTTTAATAATGGAGGAACACTTGATATACAAAATTCAGTTTTTTCAAATAATACTGCGAGAAAAGGAGGAGCGATTTATTCAGTTTCAGGAATTGTAAATATAAATAATTGTGTTTTTGATAGGAATAAAGCAAATTTCACAACTACAGATACATATTCTGGAGCTATTCATCAAGATAGTGGAAGTTTTACAATTAAAAATACTAATTTCACAAATAACAGTGCTCTTCGTTCTGGTGCTATGAGGATTGTTGCTGGAACATTAATAATAGATAACTGTAATTTCATTGAAAATACAGCTGATCACAGTGCAGGAGCATTGTATGTTTATGGTGGAAATGTAACAATTGATAATACTAACTTTATTAAAAATTATGGAGCAAATGCTGCAGGAGCCATATATCAAACTAGAGATTCATTGTTAGAGATTACAAACACTAAATTTGATAATAATATAGGTGGTTCTTGGGGTGGTGGAGCTATATATAAAGATGATGATAGATGTGGTTTAAATATTAAAGATTGTAATTTTACAAATAATGGTGCTATTAATGGTGGAGCTATATATGCTGTAGATAATTTAAAAGTGATTGGATCTACATTTTTAGATAATATAAATACCACTATCTATGTTTATGGAGGAAATATAACTGTTAATTACAATAGTATAATTGATAATAATAATGATAAATCTGCTTTATATTTCAATAATAGTTCAGGGGGCAATCCTAATATTGATTATAATTGGTGGGGTAACAACAAATATGATTCTAATATTGTTGTAAATAATTATTATATAGCTAAACTTACAAATACCACTATTCTTAAGGATAAAAAAATAGGTGATACTATTGGTCTTAGATACTATCTAGTCTTAAATGGTACTAATGACAATACTGGTGTTCTTAATTTACCTAAATTTGAAGCTATAATAAAAAATAATGGTGTAATTATTAAAAATATATCTGATGCAAGAATATCTGAAATTTTTACAATTAAACTAACAGCTATTTCTAATAATTTTGCAATAAGTAATGATAATAATGATAATCCAGTAGTAAGTTTATCTATAATTATTAAAAATAAAACAAGTTTAAGTATTTCTACACCTACAATTTATGAAGGTAAAAAAACTACTATTAAAGCTGCAATCAAAAATTCAGCAGGTAAAGCGTTATCAGGTAAGAAAATTTCTATAAACATCAATGGAAAAACTTATATTGTCACTACTAACAGTAAAGGAATAGCTACTTTACAAGTTTCTGGTTTAAAAGCTGGAAAATTTAAAGTCAGATTTAATTATGCAGGAGATTCTAACTATCAGTCATCTACTGCAACTAGCACCCAAACTATTAAAGCAAAAGTAGATTTAGCTATTACTTCAATCAAAAAAGTTAAAACCTCAAATAAAAAAATAGCTGCATACAAAGTAACTATTGCAAACTTTGGAAGTTTAAAATCAAAAGCTACTACTTTAAAATTTTGGCATGTTAGACATGGAAAGGTAATTAAATCCAAATATGCTAAAGTGAAAGCTATTAGTTCAGGTAAAAAGATAACACTCATTGTTAAATATTATCCTGACAGAGCTTTACATAAATATTGTAAAAAAGAATGTTTCTTTGTAAATCCTAAGAAAACAATGAATGAAATATCCTATAAAAACAATTTAAAAGTAGTTAATTTTTAA